The genomic stretch tccgtgggggcCCAACCTGTTACTGAATCTTCCCCTGTACATCGCCACCGCTGCATCCTTTAACATATGATCTTCAGCCAGGAGTTGACTACGTAAAACGCAGCATGGAGAGGCTCGGTGAAATTACTGGTGAAGGTGTAGAGGTGCTGAACTGGGGAGATCCTGTAGAAGGAGAGCCGCCCGACATCATAATCCAAATACACCCCTACTGAGCACATGATGGATCCTACAGAAGGGATGTGCAAGCATCTGGAGTCGTGACAGACCTCTATGTATCTGTGGCTCCAGGTCAGGCACCACGACTTCTTGTTGTAGCCTATAAACGCTTCTGGGCCGTCCTTCTTGATGGAGTTATACGCCACGCCGATGCTCTTCACACCGCTCTTGGAGCTTAACACTTGCCAATAGTGTTTTCCAGAAGAGAAGGCTGACTCGCTGAGGACAAGACTGGTTTTGAATTGTCCGGACCTTGGTGGTTCTAGTTTGTGTTTTCTGGAAGAGGAGCCGGACACGCTCAGGTCATGGCGGTGGGGTTCGAATTGTTCAGGATTTGGTGGCTCTACTTTGCATTTTCTGGGAGGTGTGCCTGACGCGCTGACGATGTAACGGGTGCTGAACTGTCCCAGCATTGGCCGCTCCTTGCTTTTAAGCGTGTTGTAGATAACAGATTTACGGTCGGGTTGCACCCGGAGGTAGTCGCTGGCAGTGGAGTTATTCAGCAGGATTTTGGCTTTGTGTTTCAGGTGGAAACAATGTGTGGACCAAAGGGTCTTCGCTAATTTTGTAAAGTTAATAAGGCTCTTCGTTAATTTCAAGGAAATGAGTGGGAGGTCGAACTCGGCATTTGTGAGGAGCTGTCCGGCCTGGTGCTTCATCTCCAGCTCGGACTTTTCAAAGGTTTTGTCCTGCAGGACGAGCACGGGATCGTCCTCGTTACACATTTGCTCAACCTTTTGTATCTTCTTGGACAAGTCCTTTTCCTCCCCCCGCAGACAAGACAATTTATGTGATATTTCCCTTGAGATTTCCATTTTCTGGTGTTTAATCTCAGCCGTGATTTTTCTCATCACATCTTCCAGATAGTTAAGGAGGGCATAACATATTTGTTGGACCTCATTTTTCCCAGCTTCCACCTTTTCTGTGTTCTCGTTCAGCATCTCCTGCAGGTGGTTTTCTCTTCTCTTTAGGGCGTCGAGCTCGGTGTACATGTGCTCCGCAAGCTTCTGAAGCTTCTCCCTTTTATGACGGGAGGCGACCGACAGCAGCTGCACCGGGTGACCTTGGTGACTGCCGGTTAAGAAGCACGACGTGCAAATGAGACACTTGTCATCTGTGCAGAAAAACTTTAGCATTTCGCCATGGAAACTGCAAACCATAGTCTGCGAGGAAGTTGTGACGTCCACTAGTGGGTGCTCCTGGCTTCTGCTGTGGACCAATAGGTGTTTGTCACACAAAGAAGATTCACAGTGAAGGCAGACTTTCACGGCGGGGCTCAGGTAATCCAGGCAGTAGTTACACATGGCGTCACCAAGGCTATGGCGATTCTCAACTGACCTCCAGTTCTGCGCGATGATCTGCAGCTTTGTGTTGATGGTCAGCGGGGCCTTGGCTTTAAATATCTTCTTGCACTCCGGGCAGGGGTATAACACGTGCGAGTCCTGCTTACTAATGTGAATCTTAATGCAGCGGCTGCAGAAGTTGTGTCCACAGTGCAGCATCACAGGCTTTTTGTAAATGTCGGAGCAGAGGGTGCAGATGATCTCCTTCTTTAAGAACATGTACGCCATTGTCGGAGAGAGCGGACTCAGGTCATGGACGACTGAAGGAAAATAAAATGCAGTTTAGTCACAACACGAAGAGCAGCGACATTTGCTTACATCTAGATGCTACTTAGTGACCCCTCTAAATCGAGGTGAGAGCTGTGGGGGCGAGCCCGTGCTAGGTACCTTACAGCCAGACATGATCACATGTCCATGGACATCAAGACGTGGTGCAAATAGTTAAAATAGATCAGAAAACACCTGCAGAtggattttttctttcttttttgagtATTTTGCAGAGTTTTCAtctattttagtttagttttagtgcctttttttttttgctttaaaaacgCCAGCCCCAAATATTAGCTAAAAGTCTATGAGAAATAGGAGATGCAGGacagacatttttttgttttgcggcagagtgatccggcaatctgcatgcaaacggacagcttTTGTAGACGaatccggatccatctcacaaatgcattgcaagaacggatccgtctctccggatgtcatccggagaaacggatccgttatatacGGAAGTacggatccagcattgcggtatttttaatgccgcatccggcactaatacatttcaatgtaaatggatgccggatccggcattccggatcagttgccggaattttggacagagctaataccgtagcatgctgcagtattacctccgtcctgaaaaggcaaaaagattgaactgatgacatcctgaacggatttctctccattcagactacatggggataaaactgatcagttattttcccggtattgagcccctaggacggaactcagtgccggaaaagaataacgctagtgtgaaagtaccctaagagaaaTAAAACACTATTCAAACACtggttttgtaaaaaaataaaaataaaataaccccACCATTGCGGTATGGAAAAATACAAAAGTGGattttatggctttttttttgtgatggaaaaatttaagACCAAATGTGTGTAggggatgttaaaggggttttctgggagtaaaaacaaaccacaattccaccaaggtttttgacATCACAGTGTTCGCTGTGCGCTAAAAATTACATGACGTTCTTATTCCGCAGCTCAATGCAATTACGGCAATACCAGACTTGTATTctaattactgaaaaaaaaaaatttaaacctttAAAAAGAAGAAATctacattttctttgcatcgccatattgtgacagccataacttttttatatttcagtctacagagctgtatgacggcttgttttttgtgtagctaactgtagtttttattattacaatttttgtggtgtgtacaactttttgatcactgttattcaattattatttttttgggggggggacgacaagatgacaaaaatggtgaatcgtgtattttttttcaattatggCGTTCACGGCACaggacattattttttttatattttagtagtTCAGACATttacggacacagcaatacctaatatgtttaatttttattgtttatatatgtaaaattgggagagggatgatttaaccctttcccgaccagTGCTGTACTAATACGGCGCTggctgggtctttaaagatggagccCGCTCctgagtggagtgggtgtcataGCTGCGGGTGACCTGCTatttcttatagcagacacctgCGGCTAATGTCCGCAACCGTCAGTAATGGCAATCGCGGAcagttaacctctcagatgccgtggtcaatcctgacaaCGGCATCTGAGCTCAAGAAACACCAGAAGCGCGCGCTTACGTGATGCTCAGACTCCCCTGTACGGCGATCGGAGGAGCTGgcgcttgtgtgcagcagcacctgtctttgtgaatgacacgAGGCTGCTGCagagtatttcctatggagcccttgcctgtaatagggctccataggaaactagcaattctctcatagactccaatgctagtgcattggggtctatgagaatagcaatctaatcaTTGCTTGTTATAGAtgcctatgggaactataaaaaaataaataaaaaaatataacatttctaaaaataaaaaaaacataaaaattcaaatcaccccccttttccccaaataaaagaactaaaaaaataatacacattATGGTTGCTGTgatgtgcgaaaacgcccatagtataaatatatattcccCATACAGCAAAATGCTAAATCAAACTAAGatttgccatttttggtcacttaattttctacaattttttttttataaaaagtgatcaaaaagtcatacacacccagaatggtatcaataaaataatgtgcccacatacagctctgtacacataattcccacttttttttaattattttgtcactatcaaaacgcaagaaaaactatacatataaggatttgtactgacctgtagaataaaagtaactggtcagttttatcgcacattgaACATCGTAAAtagaaaacccataaaactgtggtggaattgcttttttttttttgcaatttcaccccatttggaatttttttcccgcttcccactacatcatatgcaatattaaatggtgtcgttggaaagtacaacttgtcctgcaaaaaaacaagccctcatacagctatgtgaacagggaaataaaaaagttatggctctgggaaggcagggagcgcaaaacgaaaattcaaaaacaaaaaaaaacctctggggTAGAATATTTTTCTACCTGAGGGTCtaatcagccttagggctcattccaGGACTGTGGTTtagttccgcatccgagccgcattttttgcggctcgggtccgatgactattgcaatgcactgtatagccatCAGGCTCACTGGATGTTCAAGATCCAGATGGgtcttgataaataaaaaaaataaaaagtgaaaaaaagtaaatatgtaaaaaaaataataaattgtcttTTCTCATATCTGTTCAtttatgtcatttaaaaaaattacggtaaataaataaaaatacacataattggtatcgccgCGCCCGTAACGACTGATTTATAAAAGTATCATATTACAAATTCTGTGCTGTGAAGGCCGTAAAAAATTATgtagaaaaaaattacagaattgctgtttttgtcacctcacatccacaaaaaaaagtgatcaaaaagacgtatgtaccccaaaaggataccaataaaaactaaagccCATCACGCAATAAAACAAGCCCCCAAACAGCTAcgttggtgaaaaaataaaaaagttatggactttagtatatggcgatgcaaaatatcatttatttttaacacaaaagtgattttattgctgaaaaagtagtaaaacataaaattacataaatttggtattgctatacctgtatcaacccacagaataaaataatcatataatatttaccacaagaggaaccccataaaatataaaacacagAATTGCCATTTGTGACCACTTCGCCTACAtgcaaaatggtataaaaaattatcaaaaagacACATGTACCcgaaaatgataccaataaaaactccagcccgttccgcaaaaaagaagcCCCCagacagctacattggtgaaacaATACAAATGTTATGGGCCCTAAACTAATTTAAGCAAATAAGATGTTAGAAAATCCTGAtgtcgctccttcccttctgaatgctgccgtgcccccaaacagcggtttatgaccacatctATGGTGTCGCCAAATTCAGGGAAAAAAAAGCATTACCATTTTCTCCTATTaccacttgtgaaaatgaaaaatttgtgcCTAAATCAACATTGTATtggaaataaaagttaatttttcattttcacagccatgtgtttctaaattctattaaaagcttgttgggtcaaagcatttaccgtatttttcgccccataagacgcactttttcttccccaaaaatgggggagaaatgcccctgcgtcttctGAGGCAAATGAtgccagttttacatcgcaagctgcgatgtagagcgagcggggactcggggagggactgggaggaggatctgggggctggcaatagcggcggggcggtgcagtgtagtatagcaccgccccgccgctccgatatactaatataatatgtcatattgaattaatagttattaaacatgccccctcagtcctattactaccttacatcctaatcgatgctgtagaattcaggcaggcaggccgggcggccggcggcgtaactcttgt from Bufo gargarizans isolate SCDJY-AF-19 chromosome 8, ASM1485885v1, whole genome shotgun sequence encodes the following:
- the LOC122945513 gene encoding probable E3 ubiquitin-protein ligase MID2; this translates as MAYMFLKKEIICTLCSDIYKKPVMLHCGHNFCSRCIKIHISKQDSHVLYPCPECKKIFKAKAPLTINTKLQIIAQNWRSVENRHSLGDAMCNYCLDYLSPAVKVCLHCESSLCDKHLLVHSRSQEHPLVDVTTSSQTMVCSFHGEMLKFFCTDDKCLICTSCFLTGSHQGHPVQLLSVASRHKREKLQKLAEHMYTELDALKRRENHLQEMLNENTEKVEAGKNEVQQICYALLNYLEDVMRKITAEIKHQKMEISREISHKLSCLRGEEKDLSKKIQKVEQMCNEDDPVLVLQDKTFEKSELEMKHQAGQLLTNAEFDLPLISLKLTKSLINFTKLAKTLWSTHCFHLKHKAKILLNNSTASDYLRVQPDRKSVIYNTLKSKERPMLGQFSTRYIVSASGTPPRKCKVEPPNPEQFEPHRHDLSVSGSSSRKHKLEPPRSGQFKTSLVLSESAFSSGKHYWQVLSSKSGVKSIGVAYNSIKKDGPEAFIGYNKKSWCLTWSHRYIEVCHDSRCLHIPSVGSIMCSVGVYLDYDVGRLSFYRISPVQHLYTFTSNFTEPLHAAFYVVNSWLKIIC